A genomic window from Streptomyces broussonetiae includes:
- a CDS encoding MOSC domain-containing protein, with amino-acid sequence MSGRVTAVSSNGEYSFTKPNRDSVRLLVGLGVEGDVHSGVTVKHRSRVAQDPTQPNLRQVHLIHEELFAEVGEEGFKVAPGELGENITTRGIDLLGLPVGTLLRIGDSAVLEVTGLRNPCLQIDNFQDGLLKHVVGRDEAGNIVRKAGIMSIVREGGVVRPGDTIEMELPSGPQRPLDRV; translated from the coding sequence ATGAGCGGGAGAGTGACGGCGGTCAGCAGCAACGGGGAGTACTCGTTCACCAAGCCGAACCGGGACAGCGTCAGACTGCTCGTCGGACTCGGTGTGGAGGGGGACGTGCACTCCGGTGTGACGGTCAAGCACCGCTCACGCGTCGCGCAGGATCCCACCCAGCCGAATCTGCGCCAGGTCCACCTCATTCATGAAGAGCTCTTCGCCGAGGTCGGCGAAGAAGGGTTCAAGGTGGCGCCCGGCGAACTCGGCGAAAACATCACCACGCGCGGCATCGATCTGCTCGGTCTGCCGGTCGGCACATTGCTGCGCATCGGCGACTCCGCGGTCCTGGAAGTCACCGGCCTCCGCAATCCCTGCCTGCAGATCGACAACTTCCAGGACGGGCTGCTGAAGCATGTCGTCGGCCGCGACGAGGCGGGGAACATCGTGCGCAAAGCCGGAATCATGAGCATCGTGAGGGAAGGCGGCGTGGTGCGCCCTGGCGACACGATCGAAATGGAACTTCCCAGCGGTCCGCAGCGACCTCTGGACCGGGTCTGA
- a CDS encoding transposase family protein, translated as MFAYAAAENITLRIDGTETQVRRSRANRPGRRAFVSGKRRQNTIKTTTISDHQGCTLWSGAMRPGRMHDQTCVRTEGIAEQFRLQPSVKAEVDEGYRGLANEFPDQVSAPPRKPKGVDEAPLTERYGWREQRRRQSSRRICVEHANAEHRQWRTLQRYTGRRDTGPSPAWSPTAPPSAPPGTSRAPNSCSSAQRPAESPTSRTPRPARPATIRGAARKPS; from the coding sequence GTGTTCGCCTACGCCGCCGCCGAGAACATCACCCTGCGCATCGACGGCACCGAGACCCAGGTCCGGCGCTCCAGGGCCAACCGGCCCGGCAGGCGGGCCTTCGTCTCCGGCAAGCGCAGGCAGAACACCATCAAGACCACCACGATCAGCGATCACCAGGGCTGCACCCTGTGGTCCGGCGCGATGCGTCCCGGCCGGATGCACGACCAGACCTGTGTGCGCACCGAGGGCATTGCCGAGCAGTTCCGCTTGCAGCCCAGCGTGAAAGCCGAGGTCGACGAGGGTTACCGGGGACTGGCCAACGAGTTCCCCGACCAGGTCAGCGCCCCGCCGAGAAAACCGAAAGGCGTTGACGAGGCGCCACTGACCGAACGGTACGGGTGGCGCGAGCAGCGGCGTCGTCAGTCCTCCCGACGGATCTGCGTCGAGCACGCCAACGCCGAACACCGGCAATGGCGCACGCTGCAGCGGTACACCGGACGGCGCGACACCGGGCCATCGCCGGCCTGGTCTCCGACCGCGCCGCCAAGCGCGCCACCCGGCACAAGCCGAGCACCGAACTCGTGCTCGTCCGCACAACGGCCTGCTGAATCACCCACCAGCCGAACCCCCAGGCCGGCACGGCCCGCCACCATTCGTGGGGCAGCCCGTAAGCCGTCGTGA
- a CDS encoding helix-turn-helix domain-containing protein has translation MGRRFHESYTLQGMRKLLIRHGFSPQVPARGAVERDEEAIHGRGKETSPQAVAPRRRSGPRSSAPTRPSPTRSKVVLPRGQAVVAVAAGAMRSARGTGLRQGLRRAAVPSSRPVHLHWSARRLPCRGRWGGS, from the coding sequence ATCGGGCGGCGCTTCCACGAGAGCTACACCCTCCAGGGCATGCGCAAGCTGCTGATCCGGCACGGTTTCTCCCCTCAGGTGCCGGCCAGAGGGGCCGTCGAACGCGACGAGGAGGCAATCCACGGCCGGGGGAAGGAGACCTCACCGCAGGCGGTAGCTCCGCGGCGGCGCTCGGGGCCTAGATCGTCGGCGCCTACGCGCCCGAGCCCCACCCGGTCGAAGGTGGTGCTCCCACGGGGGCAGGCAGTGGTCGCGGTGGCTGCGGGCGCGATGAGATCGGCTCGTGGTACCGGGCTACGACAAGGACTCCGGAGGGCTGCTGTGCCATCGAGTCGGCCGGTTCACCTGCACTGGTCAGCCCGACGCCTGCCATGCCGCGGCAGGTGGGGTGGAAGTTGA
- a CDS encoding FkbM family methyltransferase, which translates to MAMNAIELHSINRWEASFLREEVGGYFAHGVECMPGATVLDVGANIGVFSAAVYERLDGDVRIYAFEPVPPLHATLERNAREFFNGRLTALPYGLASRDDELDFSYVPAATIFSSSSRDQGNIEAERRRVTASVVEMIRQGGLGPVLRRVPAPVLTLLVGRKLRVMRRLETHRVEVRPLSSALDEHGIDHIDLLKVDVEGGELDVLRGIEGRHWPLVRQAVVEVERWQQNGDAVCEVFLTHGFTVSTEQDPVQRAGDIGMVFAVRP; encoded by the coding sequence ATGGCCATGAATGCGATTGAACTGCACAGTATCAATCGTTGGGAGGCGTCCTTCCTCCGCGAGGAGGTTGGCGGCTACTTCGCCCATGGCGTCGAGTGCATGCCGGGCGCGACGGTACTCGACGTGGGCGCCAACATCGGTGTGTTCTCGGCAGCCGTCTATGAGCGGTTGGACGGGGACGTGCGGATCTACGCCTTCGAGCCGGTGCCGCCACTCCACGCGACGCTTGAACGCAATGCTCGCGAATTCTTCAACGGACGCCTTACCGCGCTCCCTTACGGCCTGGCGTCCCGTGACGACGAACTCGATTTCAGCTACGTACCGGCTGCCACCATCTTCTCGTCCTCCTCGCGGGATCAGGGGAACATCGAGGCAGAGCGGAGGCGGGTCACCGCCAGCGTTGTCGAAATGATCCGTCAGGGCGGCCTGGGACCGGTCCTGCGCCGCGTACCCGCTCCCGTCCTCACTCTCCTCGTCGGCCGCAAGCTGCGGGTGATGCGGCGGCTCGAGACGCACCGGGTGGAGGTCAGGCCGCTGTCATCAGCGCTCGACGAGCATGGCATCGACCACATCGACCTGCTGAAGGTCGATGTGGAAGGCGGCGAACTCGACGTACTCAGAGGCATCGAGGGACGGCATTGGCCGCTGGTCCGCCAGGCCGTCGTCGAGGTGGAGCGCTGGCAGCAGAACGGCGACGCGGTCTGCGAGGTCTTCCTCACGCACGGCTTCACGGTCAGCACCGAGCAGGACCCGGTGCAGCGGGCCGGTGACATCGGCATGGTGTTCGCGGTCAGGCCCTGA